The Elaeis guineensis isolate ETL-2024a chromosome 14, EG11, whole genome shotgun sequence genome has a segment encoding these proteins:
- the LOC105057164 gene encoding PRA1 family protein B3 gives MASSASPPILPLSTAQSTASADATAPISTPAFRGFLSRLSDSIRRSLANRRPWSELIDSSAFSRPDSLADAASRVRKNLSYFRVNYLALLAVVLALSLLSHPFSLLVLLSLLAAWCFLYLFRPADPPLVILGRTFSDRETLGALVLLTILVVFLTSVGSLLISALMVGVAIVAIHGAFRVPEDLFLDDQEPGGATSGFLSFLGGAAASAGPAVGV, from the coding sequence ATGGCTTCCTCCGCCTCGCCGCCCATCCTCCCTCTCTCCACCGCCCAATCCACCGCCAGCGCCGACGCCACTGCCCCGATCTCCACCCCAGCCTTCCGCGGCTTCCTTTCCCGCCTCTCCGACTCCATCCGCCGCTCCCTCGCCAACCGCCGACCCTGGTCGGAGCTTATCGACAGCTCCGCCTTCTCCCGGCCGGACTCCCTCGCCGACGCCGCCTCCCGCGTCCGCAAAAACCTCTCCTACTTCCGCGTCAACTACCTCGCCCTGCTCGCCGTCGTCCTCgccctctccctcctctcccacCCCTTCTCCCTCCTCgtcctcctctccctcctcgccGCCTGGTGCTTCCTCTACCTCTTCCGCCCCGCTGATCCCCCGCTTGTCATCCTCGGCCGCACCTTCTCCGACCGTGAAACCCTCGGCGCCCTCGTCCTCCTCACCATCCTCGTTGTCTTCCTCACCTCCGTCGGGTCCCTCCTCATCTCCGCCCTTATGGTCGGTGTTGCCATTGTCGCCATCCACGGGGCCTTCCGGGTGCCCGAGGACCTCTTCCTCGACGACCAGGAACCCGGCGGCGCCACCTCCGGGTTCCTTTCCTTCCTCGGCGGAGCCGCTGCCTCTGCCGGCCCGGCGGTCGGCGTCTGA
- the LOC105057163 gene encoding uncharacterized protein gives MTSSFVPDVWGWISNLPPVTQWNTNFMSLCICKTTSTHPSMNLSVTKSSQSQKTYVSFSIFAYFNMPISLWTSSSIHLKSKTQPSLKEEDVLHLFFDIINGVLMYGPNMKSSFRFPAVQIIDEFRDVFNLAFLTLAFLICIYEAPNNLRQGCLDTLRIQLASSRSREASKLLMRILGSNLEEQWMRSLNLAVTNWILEFQASNHSFKTPSPLFSYAFSASGLWKVQLYCPIIAMSIEDPDTATHDERLLFSLKYQQLEGVIQLAYKVIFQENWIDVVVAVDNIRCDVNPLASETLMAERGYGSDEKHFPSRIALQLTPMLQSDVLSVSLSKSSENPTHEVGKEKTFEGSLDPSNHNLGLNVSATETVTISMKPWKFEQSAHGNCAILNWFLHDVVKGREVFSSKPSKLALLQPRAWFRDRYSSAHRPFTKQGGVIFASDVYGESVRWKMCRRALGKKMEWEIKGWIWLTYWPNRQKTSYCETRRLEFRELLYLHLPKVA, from the exons ATGACTTCTAGTTTTGTTCCAGATGTATGGGGATGGATCAGCAACCTTCCCCCAGTCACCCAATGGAACACAAATTTCATGTCTCTTTGCATCTGCAAGACAACATCAACACATCCCTCCATGAATCTCTCAGTCACCAAAAGCTCCCAGAGCCAAAAGACATATGTCTCCTTCTCCATCTTTGCATATTTTAATATGCCAATCTCCCTCTGGACATCCAGTTCTATTCACCTGAAATCCAAAACTCAGCCTTCTTTAAAAGAAGAAGATGTTCTCCATCTCTTCTTTGATATCATCAATGGTGTTCTTATGTATGGCCCCAATATGAAATCCTCTTTCAGATTCCCTGCAGTACAAATTATAGATGAATTCAGAGATGTGTTCAATCTTGCATTCCTCACTCTTGCTTTCCTTATCTGCATCTATGAAGCCCCTAACAACCTTCGCCAAGGATGCCTGGACACTTTGAGGATCCAATTAGCAAGCTCAAGGTCCAGAGAAGCATCAAAGCTTCTTATGCGAATCCTTGGATCCAATCTTGAAGAGCAATGGATGAGATCGTTAAACCTTGCTGTAACAAACTGGATTCTAGAGTTTCAAGCTTCCAATCACTCATTTAAAACACCTTCACCCCTGTTTTCATATGCCTTCTCTGCAAGCGGGCTATGGAAAGTACAATTATATTGCCCGATCATAGCCATGAGCATCGAAGATCCTGACACAGCAACTCATGATGAACGTCTGCTCTTTTCTCTGAAGTACCAACAACTTGAAGGGGTCATCCAACTTGCTTACAAGGTCATCTTCCAGGAGAACTGGATTGATGTGGTGGTGGCTGTGGACAACATAAG ATGCGACGTGAACCCACTGGCATCTGAAACTCTAATGGCTGAACGAGGCTATGGATCTGACGAAAAACACTTTCCATCTCGTATAGCATTGCAACTCACTCCAATGCTGCAGTCTGATGTGTTGTCTGTTTCACTAAGCAAATCTTCTGAAAATCCAACACATGAAGTTGGCAAAGAGAAGACCTTTGAAGGCTCACTTGATCCCTCAAATCATAATTTGGGTCTCAATGTCTCAGCCACAGAAACCGTAACTATAAGCATGAAACCATGGAAATTTGAGCAATCAGCACATGGAAATTGTGCGATTTTGAATTGGTTTCTTCACGATGTGGTGAAAGGAAGAGAGGTATTCTCTTCCAAGCCTTCAAAGTTGGCATTACTTCAACCAAGAGCATGGTTCAGAGACCGCTACTCAAGTGCCCACAGGCCTTTTACAAAACAAGGAGGGGTGATCTTTGCAAGTGATGTTTATGGAGAGAGCGTACGGTGGAAGATGTGTAGAAGGGCTCTAGGGAAGAAAATGGAGTGGGAAATCAAAGGCTGGATTTGGTTGACCTACTGGCCCAACAGACAGAAAACCTCTTATTGTGAAACAAGAAGGTTAGAGTTTCGAGAATTACTCTACCTTCACCTTCCGAAAGTAGCATAA
- the LOC105057162 gene encoding uncharacterized protein isoform X2, with the protein MPCLNLSTNVSLDGVDTSAILSEATKTVAKLIGKPEAYVMIVLKGSVPMSFGGTEQPTAYGELVSIGGLNPDVNKKLSAAIASILETKLSVPKSRFFLKFYDTKGSNFGWNGSTF; encoded by the exons ATGCCGTGCCTCAATCTTTCCACCAATGTAAGCTTGGACGGAGTCGACACCTCCGCCATCCTCTCGGAGGCCACCAAAACGGTCGCGAAGCTCATCGGCAAACCCGAAGCC TACGTAATGATAGTACTGAAAGGATCAGTACCGATGTCCTTTGGAGGTACTGAACAGCCAACTGCTTATGGCGAATTGGTTTCGATTGGTGGCTTGAATCCTGATGTAAACAAGAAACTGAGTGCTGCTATTGCATCGATTTTAGAAACTAAGCTGTCTGTTCCCAAGTCACGGTTCTTTCTCAAGTTTTATGATACAAAG GGTTCAAACTTTGGGTGGAATGGTTCTACTTTCTAG
- the LOC105057162 gene encoding uncharacterized protein isoform X1, whose amino-acid sequence MPCLNLSTNVSLDGVDTSAILSEATKTVAKLIGKPEAYVMIVLKGSVPMSFGGTEQPTAYGELVSIGGLNPDVNKKLSAAIASILETKLSVPKSRFFLKFYDTKVHQTQEYAQCLHALHQQ is encoded by the exons ATGCCGTGCCTCAATCTTTCCACCAATGTAAGCTTGGACGGAGTCGACACCTCCGCCATCCTCTCGGAGGCCACCAAAACGGTCGCGAAGCTCATCGGCAAACCCGAAGCC TACGTAATGATAGTACTGAAAGGATCAGTACCGATGTCCTTTGGAGGTACTGAACAGCCAACTGCTTATGGCGAATTGGTTTCGATTGGTGGCTTGAATCCTGATGTAAACAAGAAACTGAGTGCTGCTATTGCATCGATTTTAGAAACTAAGCTGTCTGTTCCCAAGTCACGGTTCTTTCTCAAGTTTTATGATACAAAG GTCCACCAAACTCAAGAATATGCACAATGTTTGCATGCTTTACATCAGCAATAA